From Calonectris borealis chromosome 9, bCalBor7.hap1.2, whole genome shotgun sequence, one genomic window encodes:
- the MOGAT1 gene encoding 2-acylglycerol O-acyltransferase 1, translating into MKVEFAPINVPLKRRIQTVAVLQWIFSFLLLAEFCCGFFVILILGNFWFLAVLYLLWLYLDWETPCTGGRRSQWVRSWTVWKYFREYFPIHLIKTSDLNPNHNYLLGFHPHGVLVAGAFGNFCTGPSFKNLFPGLTPYLHIMPIWFGCPFFREYIMSAGMVSASKESVSYVLNNEGGGHASVIVIGGAEESLNAHPGSLTLNILKRKGFIKMALKHGAHLVPVFSFGENELFKQVANPKGSWLRNVQEKLQKIMGFALPLFHARGVFQYSFGLIPYRQPIHTVVGSPIPVKRNLNPTTEEIEHLHALYLQKLKKLFEEHKRNYGIPEHKSLIFE; encoded by the exons CAGAGTTTTGCTGTGGATTCTTCGTGATCCTGATCCTGGGCAACTTCTGGTTCCTCGCTGTTCTGTACCTGCTATGGCTCTACCTCGACTGGGAAACGCCATGCACGGGGGGCAGACGGTCCCAGTGGGTCAGGAGCTGGACTGTTTGGAAGTACTTTAGGGAATACTTTCCCATTCAT CTTATAAAAACTTCAGATCTGAATCCAAATCACAACTACTTACTTGGCTTTCACCCTCATGGCGTCCTGGTAGCTGGAGCCTTCGGAAACTTTTGCACCGGTCCAAGTTTCAAAAATTTATTTCCTGGGCTTACTCCATATCTTCATATCATGCCCATCTGGTTCGGCTGTCCCTTCTTCAGAGAATACATAATGAGTGCTG GAATGGTTTCTGCATCCAAGGAGAGCGTCTCGTATGTGCTGAATAACGAAGGAGGCGGCCACGCGTCCGTCATCGTGATTGGAGGAGCAGAGGAATCTCTGAATGCACATCCTGGAAGTTTAACTTTGAACATCCTCAAAAGGAAAGGCTTTATTAAAATGGCCTTGAAACATGG GGCTCATCTGGTCCCAGTGTTTTCCTTTGGTGAAAATGAACTATTCAAGCAAGTCGCAAACCCCAAAGGTTCATGGCTCAGAAATGTACAGGAGAAGTTGCAAAAGATAATGGGCTTTGCTTTACCGCTATTTCATGCTAGAGGAGTATTTCAATACAGTTTTGGCTTAATACCTTACAGGCAACCTATTCATACTGTTG TGGGAAGCCCCATCCCTGTAAAACGGAACTTGAATCCCACCACTGAAGAGATTGAACACCTACATGCACTGTATCTACAgaaactaaaaaaattatttgaagaacACAAAAGAAATTACGGGATCCCTGAGCATAAATCTCTCATCTTCGAGTAG